In the genome of Bradyrhizobium arachidis, one region contains:
- a CDS encoding winged helix-turn-helix domain-containing protein produces MVDLARETLCDGRGDVVPLRPRAWAVLRLLATRPGQLVSKDEIMDEVWSDCEVTEDSLVQAIGDIRRALGDAGRSALKTMPRRGYMLVVDAKPIDATVVSGDTPRPSDTAELPAASMPHLSIVVLPFANIGGDPAQDDFVDGVTESLTTDLSRIAGSFVIGRNTAFTFKGKAVDTRQIGRDLNVRYVLEGSVQRGGNRFRLNAQLTDTETGSHVWADRFDKRAAELLDMQDEIVSRLANTLNAELIAAEARRAERSPRPDAMDLYFQGRALQNRGVTRALLTQAKDFFARSLVLDPGNIEAAVAAAQVEVSVGSAFMADDVNTHFQVAETALNGVLLHAPDHPRAHMLLGAVQIQTNRIENGIAQCLRSLALDRNLADAHGFIGLGKYQSARCEEVEGHIQEALRLSPRDTRAFLWYMFVGLAKLGIKQDHEAIGWFRRSLELNRNHALSHFHFATALALVGELKEARSIAEAGLALDSGFTIRRYRINAKGDNPVYLARRQRYFEGLRLAGVPEG; encoded by the coding sequence ATGGTGGATCTGGCCCGTGAAACCCTGTGCGACGGACGCGGCGACGTCGTCCCCTTACGCCCCCGCGCCTGGGCGGTGCTGCGGCTGCTTGCGACACGGCCTGGGCAACTGGTCAGCAAGGACGAAATCATGGACGAGGTCTGGTCAGACTGCGAGGTCACGGAGGATTCTCTCGTCCAGGCGATCGGCGACATCAGGCGCGCTTTGGGAGACGCCGGCCGCTCGGCTCTGAAGACAATGCCGCGCCGCGGCTACATGCTTGTTGTCGATGCAAAGCCGATCGATGCCACCGTCGTTTCCGGCGACACGCCGCGGCCATCCGATACCGCAGAGCTGCCGGCGGCTTCGATGCCGCATTTGTCGATCGTCGTTCTGCCTTTCGCCAACATCGGCGGCGATCCCGCGCAGGACGATTTCGTCGATGGTGTGACCGAAAGCCTGACGACGGATTTGTCGCGCATCGCCGGCTCGTTCGTGATTGGCCGCAACACCGCGTTCACCTTCAAGGGAAAGGCCGTCGACACCAGGCAAATCGGCCGCGATCTCAACGTGCGCTACGTGCTGGAAGGCTCGGTGCAACGCGGCGGCAACCGTTTTCGCCTGAATGCGCAACTGACCGACACCGAGACCGGAAGCCATGTCTGGGCCGACCGCTTCGACAAGCGCGCGGCCGAACTGCTGGACATGCAGGACGAGATCGTGTCGCGCCTCGCCAACACCCTGAATGCCGAGCTCATTGCCGCCGAAGCGCGGCGCGCGGAGCGATCGCCCCGTCCGGACGCGATGGATCTGTATTTCCAGGGCCGCGCGCTCCAAAACAGAGGCGTCACTCGCGCGCTCCTGACGCAGGCCAAGGATTTCTTCGCGCGATCGCTGGTGCTTGATCCTGGAAACATCGAAGCAGCGGTCGCCGCGGCTCAGGTCGAGGTGTCCGTGGGATCGGCGTTTATGGCCGACGACGTCAACACTCATTTTCAAGTCGCGGAAACGGCCTTGAACGGCGTGTTGCTCCATGCCCCCGATCACCCCAGAGCCCACATGCTGCTCGGCGCCGTGCAGATTCAGACGAACCGTATCGAGAACGGCATCGCCCAATGCCTGAGATCTCTGGCGCTCGACCGGAATCTGGCCGATGCCCACGGGTTCATCGGCCTCGGCAAATATCAGTCCGCCCGTTGCGAGGAAGTCGAGGGTCACATTCAGGAGGCGCTTCGGCTGTCCCCGCGCGATACGCGCGCCTTTCTGTGGTACATGTTTGTCGGCCTAGCCAAGCTGGGCATCAAGCAAGACCATGAAGCCATCGGCTGGTTTCGCCGCAGCCTCGAACTCAACCGCAATCACGCGCTGTCGCACTTTCACTTTGCGACCGCCCTGGCGCTGGTGGGGGAATTGAAGGAGGCGCGATCGATCGCCGAAGCGGGACTTGCCCTGGATTCCGGCTTCACGATCCGCCGCTACCGCATCAACGCCAAGGGTGACAATCCGGTATATCTCGCTCGGCGCCAGCGCTACTTCGAGGGCTTGCGCCTCGCCGGCGTGCCGGAGGGATAA
- a CDS encoding FAD-dependent monooxygenase, with protein sequence MTGRLNVAIVGAGIGGLSAALALNARALNVTVFEGAESPREAGAGLSIPPNALTLLKRTSLCEAIEQITTRSQGLTLRTSQGQPVSRPGAPMALSYQIHRVELLELLLGAVKGPVRFGHRCIAVADTERGARLTFANGVVCDADVVIGADGIHSVVQRQIGLVARPTSEGVVAYRGLVPAEELASGLELRGLNMWMGDGRSFICFPVSQGRLINIVAFVPSMRDMEETWFAPGDVRALAGEYEGWDAPVQDLIAALDHTFRWGIYDRPPLPYWSRGHVTLLGDAVHPMVPHFGQGAGQAIEDGFVLAVLLEHAGRDEIPARLKAYQDLRLERTSRVQAASRLAGRFYRSAGGDPAEQAQRMRGWMSSAEWIFSYDAEEAALAVIRGTASAACALQPGAS encoded by the coding sequence ATGACCGGCCGGCTGAATGTCGCGATTGTCGGCGCAGGGATCGGCGGATTGTCTGCGGCGCTCGCGCTGAACGCGCGGGCCCTGAACGTCACCGTCTTCGAGGGAGCAGAGTCGCCGCGCGAGGCCGGGGCAGGGCTCTCCATTCCTCCGAATGCGCTGACCTTGCTCAAACGTACCTCGCTTTGCGAGGCGATCGAGCAGATCACCACGAGGAGCCAGGGGCTGACGCTGCGAACGTCGCAGGGACAGCCCGTTTCGAGGCCGGGTGCGCCGATGGCGCTGAGCTATCAGATTCACCGCGTCGAGCTGCTCGAGCTGCTGCTTGGTGCGGTGAAAGGACCGGTCCGGTTCGGACATCGCTGCATCGCCGTTGCTGACACCGAGCGCGGAGCGCGATTGACCTTTGCCAATGGCGTGGTCTGCGATGCGGACGTGGTGATCGGTGCTGACGGCATCCATTCGGTGGTCCAGCGGCAGATCGGCCTCGTGGCGCGCCCGACCAGCGAAGGCGTCGTGGCGTATCGCGGCCTGGTGCCGGCGGAAGAGCTCGCGTCGGGCCTGGAGCTGCGAGGCCTCAACATGTGGATGGGGGATGGTCGCAGCTTCATCTGCTTTCCGGTGTCGCAGGGGCGATTGATCAACATCGTCGCGTTCGTCCCGAGCATGCGTGACATGGAGGAGACCTGGTTTGCACCGGGCGATGTCAGGGCGCTCGCGGGGGAGTACGAGGGGTGGGATGCGCCGGTCCAGGACCTGATTGCGGCGCTCGATCACACCTTTCGCTGGGGCATCTACGATCGGCCGCCATTGCCGTATTGGTCGCGCGGGCATGTCACGCTTCTCGGTGATGCCGTCCATCCGATGGTGCCGCATTTCGGCCAGGGCGCGGGACAAGCCATTGAGGACGGCTTCGTACTTGCCGTCCTGCTGGAGCACGCCGGGCGCGACGAGATCCCGGCGCGCCTGAAAGCTTACCAGGATCTAAGGCTGGAGCGGACCAGCCGCGTGCAGGCAGCCTCACGCCTTGCCGGTCGGTTCTACCGATCCGCCGGCGGCGATCCCGCGGAGCAGGCCCAGAGGATGCGCGGCTGGATGTCGTCGGCGGAGTGGATATTTTCTTACGACGCGGAGGAGGCCGCTCTGGCCGTCATTCGGGGAACTGCAAGCGCAGCCTGCGCCTTGCAGCCTGGCGCAAGCTGA
- a CDS encoding methylated-DNA--[protein]-cysteine S-methyltransferase, whose protein sequence is MNLMTSEAALRLLPAVEPDSTVTDVLFFGGADTVLGKVLLARSAKGVCAILLGDDTTALETDLAARFPEATLIANEAMVRDDLAKVVRYAEKPSDGFDLTLDMRGTPLQRRIWEQIRAIPLGRTMSYMHLARLINCVYPRVAARVVANACAANPIALAVPCHRVIRADGELAGYRWGIARKRELLRKEAEA, encoded by the coding sequence ATGAACCTCATGACATCCGAAGCCGCCTTGCGGTTGCTGCCCGCAGTCGAGCCCGACAGCACGGTAACCGACGTTCTCTTTTTCGGGGGCGCCGACACGGTTCTAGGCAAGGTTCTGCTCGCCCGCAGCGCCAAGGGCGTCTGTGCCATCCTGCTTGGCGACGACACGACCGCCCTTGAGACCGATCTCGCGGCGCGCTTTCCCGAGGCCACTCTGATTGCGAACGAAGCGATGGTCCGCGATGACCTTGCGAAGGTGGTCCGTTACGCGGAGAAGCCGTCCGACGGTTTCGACCTGACGCTCGACATGCGCGGCACTCCGCTTCAACGCCGCATCTGGGAGCAGATCCGAGCGATTCCCTTGGGCAGGACGATGAGCTACATGCACCTGGCGCGGCTGATCAACTGCGTCTACCCGCGCGTCGCCGCCCGCGTGGTGGCGAACGCCTGCGCCGCCAACCCGATCGCGCTTGCGGTCCCGTGTCACCGTGTCATCCGCGCCGATGGCGAGCTTGCGGGTTACCGCTGGGGCATCGCGCGCAAGCGCGAGCTGCTTCGAAAGGAGGCCGAGGCATGA
- the ada gene encoding bifunctional DNA-binding transcriptional regulator/O6-methylguanine-DNA methyltransferase Ada produces the protein MTAASVQFRRQMPLPVADDPRWARVLARDKAADGHFWYSVSTTGVYCRPSCPSRAANPENVQLHDSLADAKATGFRPCRRCNPDGPSVEAGNAALVTRVCRIIETSEEEPSLEDLAAAAGLSPGYFHRIFKAATGLTPKCYAAEFRARKVREGLASCNSVTEAMYDAGFNSSGRFYEKSTGMLGMTPSQYRAGGANEEIRFAVGQSCLGPILAASSRKGVVAILLGNDADELVRDLQDRFPKARLIGADRDYEAMVARVVGLVEAPEIGLDLPLDIRGTAFQQRVWQALREIPVGATVCYAELAQRIGTPNAVRAVAGACAANKIAVAIPCHRVIRNDGSTSGYAWGVERKRALLDRETSRAG, from the coding sequence ATGACTGCAGCGTCCGTTCAGTTCCGAAGGCAGATGCCCTTGCCGGTCGCGGATGATCCGCGATGGGCCCGCGTGCTTGCGCGCGACAAGGCCGCGGATGGTCATTTCTGGTATTCCGTTTCGACGACGGGGGTCTATTGCCGGCCGTCATGCCCTTCGCGCGCGGCGAACCCTGAGAACGTCCAGCTTCACGACAGCCTGGCGGATGCCAAGGCGACCGGATTTCGGCCGTGCAGGCGTTGCAATCCGGACGGGCCTTCGGTCGAAGCCGGGAATGCCGCGCTGGTCACCAGGGTTTGCCGCATCATCGAGACGAGCGAGGAGGAGCCGTCGCTGGAGGATCTCGCCGCGGCAGCCGGCTTGAGCCCCGGTTATTTTCATCGAATCTTCAAGGCCGCCACCGGGCTGACACCGAAGTGCTACGCAGCTGAATTCCGCGCCAGGAAGGTTCGGGAAGGTCTGGCGTCGTGCAATTCCGTCACCGAGGCGATGTACGACGCCGGCTTCAATTCAAGCGGGAGGTTCTACGAAAAGTCGACGGGGATGCTCGGCATGACGCCGTCGCAATATCGTGCCGGAGGAGCGAACGAGGAGATCAGGTTCGCGGTTGGTCAAAGTTGTCTCGGGCCCATCCTGGCCGCGTCGAGCCGGAAGGGCGTCGTTGCGATTCTTCTCGGTAATGACGCGGATGAGCTGGTCCGCGATCTTCAGGATCGCTTCCCCAAGGCGCGCCTGATCGGCGCCGACCGGGACTATGAGGCGATGGTCGCGCGCGTGGTCGGCCTCGTGGAGGCGCCGGAGATCGGTCTCGATCTGCCGCTCGACATTCGGGGCACTGCGTTCCAGCAGCGGGTCTGGCAGGCGCTTCGGGAGATTCCTGTCGGCGCGACCGTCTGCTACGCCGAGCTCGCGCAGCGGATCGGGACTCCCAACGCTGTGCGCGCCGTTGCCGGCGCATGTGCGGCCAACAAGATCGCGGTCGCCATTCCGTGCCACCGCGTGATCCGCAACGACGGGTCGACCTCCGGATATGCCTGGGGCGTGGAACGCAAGCGGGCCCTGCTCGACAGGGAAACCTCGCGCGCCGGCTGA
- a CDS encoding ester cyclase — protein sequence MSKLDDNKAVVGRWFTEFWGESVNLGVIDEIAAPDMLLKYSLHEPRRGRADIKAFMTDFRAAFPDLNFWGTAELIAEGDYVVGQWEGGGTHTGPAFNDFLIGGLPAATGRKMRFTGTTVLKVIDGKIVEEIGLDDGVTALTQLGLLKAAA from the coding sequence ATGAGCAAGCTAGATGACAACAAGGCCGTCGTTGGCCGTTGGTTCACAGAGTTCTGGGGCGAGTCCGTCAATCTCGGCGTCATCGACGAGATCGCGGCTCCCGACATGCTGCTCAAATATTCGCTGCATGAGCCGAGGCGTGGCCGCGCCGACATCAAGGCGTTCATGACCGACTTCCGCGCCGCGTTCCCCGATCTCAACTTCTGGGGCACCGCGGAGCTGATCGCCGAGGGCGACTATGTTGTCGGTCAATGGGAGGGCGGTGGTACCCACACCGGCCCGGCCTTCAACGATTTCCTAATCGGCGGCCTGCCGGCAGCGACGGGCCGCAAGATGCGCTTCACGGGTACCACGGTGCTCAAGGTCATCGACGGCAAGATCGTCGAGGAGATCGGTCTCGATGACGGCGTCACCGCACTGACCCAGCTCGGGTTGCTCAAGGCGGCGGCCTGA
- a CDS encoding ABC transporter substrate-binding protein, giving the protein MIRPLILAALSLSIVGPSPVAAADKKYGPGVSDTEIRIGQTAPYSGPLSSLSRFGRIEAAYLNMINATGGINGRKVTLVSLDDAFSPTKTVQQTRKLVEDDNVLAIVGSIGTPTNLAVAKYLNGKQVPQILVLASTPKLDDPENLPWTTTFMMPQPVETKIYAEYLLKTKPDAKVAVIYQNDDLGKGNLAGFKAALGSRASTMVVAEAAYDIMEPTVDSQVVVLKASGADTLFHASNARFAAQAIRKAHELNWKVQHVLLSGVSSISAVLRPAGLTASTGAVSAFWLKTSEDPMWDDDAGMREFRVFMKQWAPNDDIEESIFPYATAQMIVEVLKKCGDDLSRENLIRQATSVQGLQLPTFLPGLTINITPSSRIGWTKARMARFNGTRWVLLDDFVGN; this is encoded by the coding sequence ATGATCCGGCCTCTGATCCTTGCTGCGTTAAGCCTTTCGATCGTCGGCCCTTCACCCGTCGCTGCGGCCGACAAGAAATACGGTCCCGGCGTTAGCGACACCGAGATCAGGATCGGGCAGACCGCTCCTTACAGCGGGCCGCTCTCGTCGCTGAGCCGCTTCGGCCGGATCGAAGCCGCCTATCTGAACATGATCAACGCGACTGGCGGCATCAACGGCCGCAAGGTGACGCTCGTTTCGCTCGACGACGCCTTTTCGCCGACCAAGACGGTGCAACAGACGCGAAAGCTCGTCGAGGACGACAATGTGCTCGCGATCGTTGGATCGATCGGCACACCGACCAACCTTGCCGTGGCGAAATATCTCAACGGCAAGCAGGTTCCGCAGATATTGGTGCTTGCCAGTACCCCGAAGCTCGACGATCCCGAGAACCTGCCATGGACGACCACGTTCATGATGCCGCAACCGGTCGAGACCAAGATCTATGCCGAGTATTTGCTGAAGACCAAGCCTGACGCGAAGGTCGCCGTGATCTATCAAAACGATGATCTCGGGAAAGGCAATTTGGCTGGGTTCAAGGCCGCCCTGGGATCGAGAGCCTCGACCATGGTGGTGGCAGAGGCGGCCTACGACATCATGGAGCCCACGGTCGATTCACAAGTCGTGGTCCTCAAGGCGTCCGGCGCCGATACGTTATTCCATGCCTCCAATGCACGCTTCGCGGCGCAAGCGATCCGCAAGGCGCATGAGCTCAACTGGAAGGTCCAGCATGTGCTGCTGTCTGGCGTCAGCAGCATTTCGGCCGTCCTGCGGCCGGCCGGACTTACCGCATCGACGGGGGCGGTTAGCGCGTTCTGGCTGAAGACGTCAGAGGATCCCATGTGGGATGACGATGCCGGCATGCGAGAGTTTAGGGTCTTCATGAAGCAATGGGCACCGAACGACGATATCGAGGAATCGATCTTCCCCTATGCGACCGCTCAAATGATCGTCGAGGTCCTGAAGAAGTGCGGCGACGACCTGTCGCGGGAAAATCTGATCAGGCAGGCCACCAGCGTCCAAGGGCTCCAGCTGCCGACATTTCTGCCCGGCCTGACCATCAACATCACCCCGTCGAGCCGGATCGGCTGGACAAAGGCCAGGATGGCGCGCTTCAACGGCACCCGATGGGTGCTGCTCGATGATTTCGTCGGCAACTGA